One part of the Silurus meridionalis isolate SWU-2019-XX chromosome 26, ASM1480568v1, whole genome shotgun sequence genome encodes these proteins:
- the mstna gene encoding myostatin a, with protein sequence MVVVIVLLSVLSVLGAEGQSASTTLRPLGTEDSGQCSAACESRQQSKLLRLHSIRSQILSALRLERAPNLTRDAARQLVPRAPPLLELLSRYERHNGSTGEDYEEAAEREEASTETIITMATEPHSVSQTNSVPRCCMFSLSPKILPDNIVKAQLWIHLRLGKDATSVFVQISRLQQPIYSNPRPKILSLKINADAQTNPWQSVDLKQLLQSWLKQPESNFGIEIKAFDSQGNDLAVTSAESGEEGLQPFLEIKISEVPKRSKRESGLDCNERSSESRCCRYPLTVDFEDFGWDWIIAPKRYKANYCSGECEQVHLQKFPHTHLVNKANPRGTAGPCCTPTKMSPINMLYFNHREQIIYGKIPSMVVDLCGCS encoded by the exons ATGGTCGTGGTAATTGTGCTGCTCAGTGTGTTGAGTGTACTGGGAGCGGAGGGTCAGAGCGCGAGCACGACACTGCGTCCCCTGGGGACCGAGGACAGCGGACAGTGTTCAGCCGCGTGCGAGTCCCGACAGCAGAGCAAACTCCTGCGCCTGCACTCCATCCGCTCGCAGATCCTCAGCGCGCTGCGCCTCGAGCGCGCCCCGAACCTAACCCGTGACGCGGCGCGGCAGCTCGTGCCCAGAGCGCCGCCGCTGCTCGAGCTGCTCAGCCGGTACGAGAGACACAACGGCAGCACGGGAGAGGACTACGAAGAGGCGGCGGAGCGCGAGGAGGCCAGCACCGAGACCATCATTACCATGGCGACGGAAC CGCACAGTGTATCTCAGACCAACTCTGTACCGCGATGCTGCATGTTCTCGCTCAGCCCCAAGATTCTGCCGGACAACATTGTGAAAGCGCAGCTGTGGATCCACCTGCGTTTGGGCAAAGATGCGACGAGCGTCTTCGTGCAGATCTCGCGTCTACAACAGCCCATCTACAGCAACCCCCGAcccaaaatcctctctctgaaGATCAACGCCGACGCCCAGACCAACCCGTGGCAGAGCGTCgacttgaagcagcttctgcagtCGTGGCTCAAGCAGCCCGAGAGTAACTTTGGCATTGAGATAAAGGCCTTCGACAGCCAGGGGAACGACCTGGCCGTGACCTCTGCTGAGTCGGGGGAGGAGGGGCTC CAACCGTTCCTCGAGATCAAAATCAGCGAGGTGCCAAAGCGCTCCAAACGAGAATCCGGCCTGGACTGTAACGAGCGCTCTTCGGAGTCACGCTGCTGCCGTTACCCGCTCACCGTGGACTTCGAGGACTTTGGCTGGGATTGGATCATCGCACCCAAGCGCTACAAGGCTAACTACTGCTCGGGCGAGTGTGAGCAGGTGCACCTGCAGAAGTTCCCTCACACGCACCTGGTGAACAAGGCAAACCCGCGAGGCACGGCAGGGCCCTGCTGCACGCCCACCAAGATGTCCCCCATCAACATGCTCTACTTCAACCATCGTGAGCAGATCATCTATGGGAAGATCCCTTCCATGGTCGTGGATCTCTGCGGCTGCTCCTGA
- the cnot9 gene encoding CCR4-NOT transcription complex subunit 9, with amino-acid sequence MLATGAAVSTTMAQVDREKIYQWINELSSPETRENALLELSKKRESVTDLAPMLWHSCGTIAALLQEIVNIYPSINPATLTAHQSNRVCNALALLQCVASHVETRSAFLAAHIPLFLYPFLHTASKTRPFEYLRLTSLGVIGALVKTDEQEVINFLLTTEIIPLCLRIMETGSELSKTVATFILQKILLDDTGLAYICQTYERFSHVAMILGKMVLQLSKEPSARLLKHVVRCYLRLSDNSRAREALRQCLPDQLKDTTFAQVLKDDTTTKRWLAQLVKNLQEGQVTDPRGIPLPAQ; translated from the exons ATGCTGGCCACAGGAGCG GCAGTGAGCACCACGATGGCACAGGTGGATCGGGAGAAGATTTACCAGTGGATCAACGAGCTGTCGAGCCCGGAGACCCGTGAGAACGCCCTTCTGGAGCTCAGCAAGAAGCGCGAGTCTGTCACCGACCTGGCCCCCATGCTCTGGCACTCGTGCGGCACCATCGCGGCACTCCTTCAG GAAATCGTAAACATCTACCCCTCGATTAACCCCGCCACGCTGACGGCTCACCAGTCCAACAGAGTCTGTAACGCCCTGGCGCTGCTGCAGTGTGTGGCCTCGCACGTGGAGACACG ctCGGCCTTCCTGGCGGCCCACATCCCCCTGTTCCTCTACCCCTTTCTTCACACCGCCAGTAAAACCAGACCCTTCGAGTATCTTCGCCTCACCAGCCTGGGAGTCATCG gagcacTGGTGAAGACAGATGAACAAGAAGTGATTAACTTCCTGTTGACGACAGAGATCATTCCCCTGTGCCTGAGGATCATGGAGACGGGCAGTGAACTTTCCAAAACG GTTGCAACATTCATTTTGCAGAAGATCTTGCTGGATGACACGGGCCTGGCCTACATCTGCCAAACCTACGAACGCTTCTCTCACGTGGCCATGATCCTG GGAAAGATGGTGCTGCAGCTGTCGAAGGAGCCGTCAGCCCGACTGTTAAAGCATGTGGTGCGCTGCTACCTGCGTCTCTCTGATAACTCCAG GGCGAGAGAAGCTCTTCGTCAGTGTTTACCAGACCAGCTGAAGGACACGACGTTCGCACAGGTTCTGAAGGACGACACTACCACAAAGCGCTGGCTCGCTCAACTCGTCAAAAACCTGCAGGAAGGACAGGTCACAGACCCACGTGGCATCCCTCTACctgcacaataa
- the ftcd gene encoding formimidoyltransferase-cyclodeaminase, whose product MAKLVECVPNFSEGQDKEVIKAIADAVSATEGCSVLDVDPGASTNRTVYTFVGSPEAVVEGALNAARAAFTLIDMTKHKGEHPRSGAMDVCPFIPVQNTSMEECVSCANEFGRRLAETLKVPVYLYGEAARTESRRSLPSIRAGEYEALPEKLKKSEWAPDFGPATFVPSWGATVTGARKFLIAYNVNLLSTKEQAHRIALDIREQGRGKGQPGLLRKVQGMGWYLDEANLAQVSTNILDFEITPLHTVYEEICRDARELNLSVVGSQIVGLIPLKAVLDCAEFYIRKDNLFILEEEHKVRLVISKLGLDSLGPFVPKERIIEYMVKANQIEGQLASLSLRQFTQSVGARTPAPGGGSVSAAIAAMGAALGCMVGQMSYGKKQFEALDSVMRKLIPPFHQAMNELLLIVDADSNAFNSYMAALKMPKNTVEEVQRREQAMQEGLKKAVSVPMSLAEKVTVLWPTLKELVVYGNVACKSDIQVAAKALETAVFGAHYNILINLKEITDETFRSSMEERATALLNQAIQSVDEVLEAATKRH is encoded by the exons ATGGCCAAGCTGGTGGAGTGTGTGCCCAACTTCTCAGAGGGACAAGATAAAGAG GTGATCAAAGCCATCGCCGATGCCGTTTCTGCCACGGAAGGCTGCAGCGTGCTGGACGTGGACCCCGGGGCCTCCACTAACCGCACCGTGTACACCTTCGTGGGTTCTCCGGAGGCCGTGGTGGAGGGAGCGCTGAACGCCGCACGTGCTGCTTTCACCCTCATCGACATGACCAAGCACAAGG gcgAGCACCCGAGGAGCGGTGCTATGGATGTGTGTCCCTTCATCCCAGTGCAGAACACCAGCATGGAGGAGTGTGTGTCATGTGCTAACGAGTTCGGGAGGAGATTAGCGGAGACGCTGAAGGTGCCAG tgtATCTGTACGGCGAGGCGGCGAGGACTGAAAGCAGACGTTCTCTGCCCTCCATCCGAGCAGGAGAGTATGAAGCTTTACCTGAGAAG CTAAAGAAAAGCGAGTGGGCTCCAGACTTTGGCCCTGCCACGTTCGTCCCTTCGTGGGGCGCCACGGTCACCGGAGCTCGAAAATTCCTCATCGCTTACAACGTGAACCTTCTGAGCACCAAGGAACAAGCTCATCGAATCGCTCTGGACATCCGGGAGCAGGGCCGGGGCAAGGGACAG CCGGGGCTGCTGAGGAAGGTGCAGGGGATGGGCTGGTACCTGGACGAGGCAAATcttgctcaggtgtccaccaacatCCTGGACTTCGAGatcactccactccacaccGTCTACGAGGAAATCTGCAGAGATGCAAGG GAGTTGAACCTGTCGGTGGTCGGCTCTCAGATTGTGGGTCTGATTCCTCTGAAAGCGGTTCTGGACTGTGCAGAATTTTACATCCGTAAAGACAATCTCTTCATTCTAGAAGAGGAACACAAAGTGCGGCTG gtcatTAGTAAACTGGGATTGGACTCACTGGGGCCGTTCGTTCCTAAAGAGAGAATTATAGA gTATATGGTCAAAGCCAATCAGATCGAGGGACAGTTGGCATCTCTTTCTCTACGCCAGTTTACCCAAAGTGTCGGCGCTCGAACGCCGGCACCTGGAGGGGGTTCGGTTTCTGCCGCCATCGCTGCCATG ggtgcAGCTCTGGGCTGTATGGTGGGACAGATGTCGTACGGTAAGAAGCAGTTCGAGGCGTTGGATAGCGTGATGCGGAAACTCATCCCTCCTTTCCACCAGGCCATGAACGAGCTGCTGCTGATTGTTGACGCTGATTCTAACGCCTTCAACAGCTacatg GCTGCACTGAAAATGCCGAAAAACACAGTGGAGGAAGTTCAGAG gaGAGAACAGGCCATGCAGGAGGGACTGAAGAAAGCCGTTAGTGTACCCATGTCTCTGGCTGAGAAAGTGACAGTGCTGTGGCCAACGCTGAAGGAGCTGGTGGTGTACGGCAACGTGGCCTGCAAATCAGACATCcag GTAGCAGCTAAAGCCCTGGAGACAGCAGTGTTTGGTGCTCACTACAACATCCTCATCAACCTCAAAGAGATCACTGATGAGACGTTCAGGAGCAGT ATGGAGGagagggcgactgcactgttaAATCAGGCCATACAGAGTGTTGATGAAGTGCTGGAGGCTGCCACCAAACgccactaa